The following are from one region of the Salvia splendens isolate huo1 chromosome 2, SspV2, whole genome shotgun sequence genome:
- the LOC121792254 gene encoding uncharacterized protein LOC121792254 translates to MAATKSHRYLGGAARLPMSEFTDQFEFEEADVWGNSDQTESRKSINSNPRPFKKPLPKTAADRSPIGAKSLPVNIPDWSKILRGEYRARAGECTEEDEDEGNYQMPPHEYLARTRAASLSVHEGIGRTLKGRDLSRVRNAIWKQTGFED, encoded by the coding sequence ATGGCAGCAACAAAGAGCCACCGCTACCTCGGCGGCGCAGCCAGGCTCCCCATGTCGGAGTTCACCGATCAATTCGAATTCGAAGAAGCCGACGTCTGGGGCAACAGCGATCAAACGGAGAGCAGAAAATCAATTAATTCAAACCCGCGCCCCTTCAAAAAGCCTCTGCCGAAAACCGCGGCGGATCGGTCCCCGATCGGAGCGAAATCCCTCCCGGTGAACATTCCTGACTGGTCGAAGATCCTGAGGGGAGAGTACAGGGCACGCGCCGGTGAATGTACGGAGGAGGACGAGGACGAGGGAAATTACCAAATGCCCCCTCACGAGTATTTGGCGCGGACGAGAGCTGCCTCGCTGTCAGTTCACGAAGGCATCGGGCGGACTCTCAAGGGAAGGGATTTGAGCAGGGTCAGGAATGCCATCTGGAAACAGACCGGCTTCGAAGATTAG